The Apium graveolens cultivar Ventura chromosome 6, ASM990537v1, whole genome shotgun sequence genome contains a region encoding:
- the LOC141666623 gene encoding profilin-like, translating into MSWQAYVDDHLLCEVEGNPGQHLSAAAIIGHDGSVWAQSSSFPNFKPEEIAGIMKDFDEPGHLAPTGLYLGGTKYMVIQGEPNAVIRGKKGSGGVTIKKTGQALVFGVYDEPVTPGQCNLIVERLGDYLIEQGL; encoded by the exons ATGTCGTGGCAAGCATACGTAGACGATCATTTGTTGTGTGAGGTTGAAGGTAATCCGGGCCAACACCTCTCCGCCGCCGCCATCATCGGACACGACGGCAGCGTTTGGGCTCAGAGCTCCTCTTTCCCCAAC TTTAAACCTGAAGAGATTGCTGGTATTATGAAAGACTTTGATGAACCTGGCCATCTTGCTCCTACTGGACTGTACCTTGGTGGAACAAAGTATATGGTTATTCAAGGAGAACCTAATGCTGTTATTCGTGGCAAAAAG GGCTCCGGAGGTGTGACCATTAAGAAAACTGGCCAAGCCCTAGTGTTCGGAGTCTATGATGAACCTGTAACTCCAGGACAATGCAATTTGATTGTTGAGAGGCTCGGAGATTATCTCATTGAGCAGGGTCTCTAG